The proteins below come from a single Ochotona princeps isolate mOchPri1 chromosome 13, mOchPri1.hap1, whole genome shotgun sequence genomic window:
- the RUFY2 gene encoding RUN and FYVE domain-containing protein 2 isoform X7: protein MATHPPRFPSRPRPLPEAQWLRTGGPQASWDWAGLGVSGWKNTRRQAMTFQVWGWRREDASQASAWAADAEGGRGGAMPCRTLATKDPTAVERANLLNMAKLSIKGLIESALSFGRTLDSDYPPLQQFFVVMEHCLKHGLKVRKSFLSYNKTIWGPLELVEKLYPEAEEIGASVRDLPGLKTPLGRARAWLRLALMQKKMADYLRCLIIQRDLFSEFYEYHALMMEEEGAVIVGLLVGLNVIDANLCVKGEDLDSQVGVIDFSMYLKNEDDIGNKERNVQIAAILDQKNYVEELNRQLNSTVSSLHSRVDSLEKSNTKLIEELAIAKNNIIKLQEENHQLRSENKLILMKTQQHLEVTKVDVETEVQTYKHSRQGLDEMYNEARRQLRDESQLRQDVENELAVQVNMKHEIELAMKLLEKDIHEKQDTLIGLRQQLEEVKAINIEMYQKLQGSEDGLKEKNEIIARLEEKNNKITAAMRQLEQSSSLSFTQS from the exons ATGGCAACGCACCCCCCTCGTTTTCCTTCCCGTCCCCGCCCCCTCCCTGAGGCCCAGTGGCTGAGGACTGGGGGTCCGCAGGCTTCCTGGGACTGGGCCGGCCTGGGCGTCTCCGGGTGGAAGAACACTCGAAGACAAGCCATGACTTTCCAGGTTTGGGGGTGGCGGAGGGAAGACGCATCTCAGGCCTCAGCCTGGGCTGCCGACGCCGAGGGCGGCAGAGGGGGAGCGATGCCGTGCAGGACGCTGG CTACGAAAGACCCCACAGCTGTGGAGAGAGCCAACTTGTTGAACATGGCTAAGCTGAGCATCAAAGGCCTCATTGAATCTGCCCTGAGCTTCGGCCGCACTCTGGATTCTGACTACCCTCCCCTGCAGCAGTTCTTCGTTGTTATGGAACACTGTCTGAAACATGGACTTAAAG taagAAAATCATTTTTGAGTTATAACAAAACCATCTGGGGCCCTTTGGAACTAGTGGAGAAGCTGTATCCAGAAGCCGAAGAAATAGGAGCCAGTGTCCGGGATTTACCTGGCCTGAA GACTCCGCTGGGTCGTGCAAGAGCATGGCTGCGGTTAGCCCTCATGCAGAAAAAGATGGCTGACTACCTGCGCTGCTTAATTATCCAGAGGGATCTCTTCAG TGAGTTCTATGAGTATCATGCACTGATGATGGAGGAAGAAGGAGCGGTAATTGTCGGGCTGCTGGTTGGCCTGAACGTGATAGATGCTAACCTGTGTGTCAAGGGAGAGGACTTAGACTCACAG GTTGGAGTGATTGATTTTTCCATGTACTTAAAGAATGAAGACGATATTGGAAATAAagaaag GAATGTGCAAATTGCTGCCATTTTAGATCAAAAGAATTATGTTGAAGAATTAAATAGACAACTAAA CAGCACAGTCAGCAGCCTTCATTCCAGAGTTGACTCACTGGAAAAGTCAAATACTAAGCTGATTGAAGAG TTAGCAATTGCAAAGAATAACATCATTAAACTCCAAGAAGAAAATCATCAACTACGAAGTGAAAATAAGTTGATTTTAATGAAAACACAGCAGCATCTAGAG GTTACAAAAGTGGATGTGGAAACTGAAGTTCAGACATATAAGCATTCCCGGCAGGGGCTGGATGAAATGTACaatgaagccagaagacagcTGCGGGATGAATCTCAATTACGACAG GATGTGGAGAACGAGCTAGCAGTACAAGTAAACATGAAACATGAGATCGAACTTGCTATGAAGTTGTTGGAGAAAGATATCCACGAGAAACAGGATACCTTGATAGGCCTTCGACAGCAACTTGAGGAAGTTAAAGCGATTAACATAGAGATGTATCAAAAGTTGCAG